A region from the Lycium barbarum isolate Lr01 chromosome 8, ASM1917538v2, whole genome shotgun sequence genome encodes:
- the LOC132606690 gene encoding calcium-dependent protein kinase 4-like, translated as MHHLSGHKNIVTIKGAYEDPLYVHIVMEICSGGELFDRIIQRGHYSERKAAELTKIIVGVVEACHSLGVMHRDLKPENFLLVNKDDDFSLKAIDFGLSVFFKPCQIFTDVVGSPYYVTPEVLLKHFGPQADVWTARVILYILLSGVPPFWAGISSNNFNMYISC; from the exons ATGCATCATTTGTCTGGTCATAAGAATATTGTTACCATTAAGGGAGCTTATGAGGATCCTTTATATGTTCATATTGTTATGGAGATATGTAGTGGTGGTGAATTGTTTGATCGTATTATTCAACGAGGTCATTATAGTGAGAGAAAGGCAGCTGAATTGACTAAAATTATTGTTGGGGTTGTTGAGGCGTGTCATTCACTTGGCGTTATGCATAGAGATTTAAAACCTGAGAATTTCCTGTTGGTTAATAAGGATGATGATTTCTCTCTTAAGGCCATCGATTTTGGACTCTCTGTTTTCTTTAAGCCAT GCCAAATATTCACAGATGTTGTTGGTAGTCCATATTATGTCACTCCTGAGGTGCTTTTGAAGCATTTTGGTCCCCAAGCAGATGTGTGGACAGCAAGAGTCATACTCTACATACTGCTAAGTGGTGTGCCACCATTTTGGGCAGGTATATCCTCTAATAATTTTAATATGTATATCTcttgctaa